The DNA region TCGCGCCGGGGGACGGTCCCCCGGTGGGCGAGGGCGAGGGCCAGCACGCCGAGCGGCTGTTCGTCGACCACCATCGGCAGCGCGATGACGGCGACCATGCCGGTGCCCATTCCGGCGTTCCGGTTGGGGTAGTCGACGCTGGTGCGCTCGGGGCTGAGCAGGTAGGGGCGGCGCAGCCGGAGCGCCGTCGCGGCGGGGAGGTCACCGGTCGGGTCGACGACGCCGTAGCGCTCGTGGGCCCAGTCGGGCAGGCCGTGGGAGGCGGTGAGCCGGAGCATTCCGGCGGAGTCCAGCAGATAGAGCGCGGATCCCTCGCCGGTGATCCAGTTCGGCCCCTCGGAGAGGACGGTGCCGAGCAGTTCGGCGGCGCTGGTGCAGCCGAGCAATAAGCGGACACAGCGCATGGCACTGCGCGCGGTGGGGCTGCTGCGCGGGTCCACGGGATTTCCGGCCTCTCCGGGTCCTTATGGGGCAGTTAATTCTTAATACCTTATTTCCAATGCGGATGAGCGGCGGGCCGGACGGCCGACCGGCGGCGTCGGGCCCCCGGTGGCACCGCTCCGTGGCCGTCGGAAGGTCCCCGGCGGTGACCGCCCGACGGCCGGGCCGATCCGACCCGAGGTGTCCGATTGGTCCCGATCATCCGTTCCGGGCCGCCGGCAGGGAAGCCGGTGGCACGTCGACCCCCTCGCGATCCGGTACCCTTCTCCGTGCAGCACGGGGCTATAGCTCAGACGGTTAGAGCGCTTCCCTGATAAGGAAGAGGCCACAGGTTCAAGTCCTGTTAGCCCCACCGAACCCCGAAGGGCCCGGAGCATCCCCCGCTCCGGGCCCTTCGTCGTGCCCGCGTGCCGTGCCCGCGCCCGGGTTCCAGCCCGGGTCCCCGGCGCCGTCCGCGCCCGGAGCCCGCGGGCGGCCCCGTGCCCGCGGCCTCAGGGCCTGGGCCAGCCGTGCAGCCCCGCCGTCAGTACGGTGATCATCCGCTCCTGGGTGTCCCCCAGGTCCTCGGCGAGCTGGAAGGCGCCGCCGATCGAGAGCGCCGCGAAGCCGTGGGCCAGCGAGCGGAAGGTCCGGGCGGCGTGGATCGCCTCGGAGCCCTCCAGTCCGTACGCGCGGAGCACCGCGACGATCACCCCGACCAGCCGGGCCGCCGCCGCGGTCAGGTCGCCGTCCGGCTGCGGCGCCTGCGGCAGGGCGCCGTACCGGTGCGGGTGCTCGGTGGCGTACGCGTGGTAGGCGCGCAGGACGGCGGCGACGGCGTCGTCCCCGCCGCGGCCGAGGGCGGCCTCGGCGAGCCGGTCCGCCAGCTCCCCGGTCACCCGCACCGCGACCAGTCGGCGCAGTTCGGTGAGGCCGCCGCTGACGTGCTTGTACAGCGAGGGGGTGGCGACGCCGGCGCGGCCGGCGACGGCGGCCAGGGTGAGGGCCTCGGGGCCCTGCTCGTCGATGAGGGCGAGGGCGTGGTCGACGACCTGCTCGGGGGTCAGTCCGACTCGGGGCACGGCGGTTCTCCTGGGCTCGGTGCGGTGCGGGTGCGGCGGCGTTCAGGCCAGGTCGGCGAGGAAGGCCAGCAGGGCGTCGGCGGTGGCCTGCGGGTGGTCGGCCATCGGGTAGTGCCCGGCGCCCTCGATCATCACCTTCCGGGCGCCGAGCGCGGCGGCCTGCCGGTCGGCGACGAGTTCCGGCTTCGAGAAGTCGGGGTCCTTGGATCCCATCACGACCAGCGCCGGGCACCGCACGGCGGCGGTCCAGCCGGTGGGCGCGGAGTCCCCCCGGACGTAGCCGCGGGTGGCGGCCTTCCGGCCGGGGGTGCGCATCGCGGCGACCAGCCCGTCCACGTAGGCGTCGTGGTCGGCGGGCTTGACCGTCGGGTAGGCGAACCTCCGCTGGTACAGGCCCCAGAAGGCCGGCGAGTGGACCAGCAGGGCGCCCATCGCGCCGACCACCGCGCGCTGGAGGGCGTTCGGCGGCGGGTTCTCCACGAAGGCGTCCAGCAGGACGATGCCGGCGACCCTCCCGGGGGCGTCCCCGGCGACCTTCACCACCGAGGCGCCGGTGTACGAGCTGCCGGCCAGGACGGCCCGGTCGATGCCGAGGTGGTCGAGCAGGGCGATCGCGTCGCGGGCGATCGCGGCGGGCGAGTAGTCGTCCCAGGCGATCGAGGACTCGCCGAAGCCGCGCAGGTCCATGGTGACCACCCGGCGGCCGGCGGCGGTCAGCAGCGGCCGCAGGTGCCGGTACGCGGCCCGGCTGTCGAGCATCCCGGGGAGCAGGAGGACGGGGGCGCCCTCGCCGTGGCCGGAGTCGTCGAACGCGATCCGGCCGCCGGGAAGGTCGAGGTGGCGGGTGGCGGGGGCGGTGCCGGTCATGGTGGGCCTCCTCGGTCCGCCGCGGGCGGGGTGCCGCGCGGGTTCGGGTCGTCGGCGTGTGCCGATAGCCATAAAGCTAAGGCTAATAGCCTTAGCCGTCAAGCTATCGACAGCTGTCGACGGCGGTCCGAGGCGGCCGGCCCGATGGGATCCCCCGGGCGGTCCCGGCGGCGGACCCGCCTCAGACTCCCTCCACCTTGAACGGGTCGTGCTCGGCCAGCAGCTTGTCCAGTCGGGCCTGGTCGACCCGGGTGACCAGGTCGGTGGACTCCTGGCGGTCCCGGATCACCTTGGCCAGCGTGAACGCGGAGGTGACGGTGTAGAGCAGGCCGAGGCCGAGGAAGGCCCGGGTCCAGGCCCCGACCGGGAGGTAGGCGATCCCGACGGCGAGGGCGACGGCGGAGACGGCGAAGGACAGCACGGCCTGGACGTAGTACGCGGCCGTGGTGCGGGACTGCATCGGTGCGCTCATGGCGCCAGGATGGCCGCGCCGGCGCCGGCCGCACATGAGTAGGAGTACTCAGATGGGGGGCCGTTCGTTGACGTCCTATCACGTTCGGTAGTGTCAGTTGTCGTCAATCGTCCTAAAACGCCCATCGGGCCGCGTGGTGCCCGGCCGTATCCTGTCGTCCTCAACGGATGGCTTGGAATCGGGGGCCTCTCGGATTAACGTTTGATAACGCAGCGCGGTCCCCAACGCCGTACCCAGACGGCACCGTGCGCCGTCGCTTAATCCCGCCGGTCGGCCCACGGGCAGGCCAGGGAGCCGGGGAACCACGTTCCTTGGGGTGAATCGGCCGGGCCCAGGCCCAGCCGTAGGAGACCTTCCTGCTCCGAACCCGTCAGCTAACCCGGTAGGCGCGAAGGAAGGAAAGGAGCGCGCCTCCGTGGCGTCGACGCACACCCCGGCACACCCGTCCGGCCCCTCTGCCGGCACCCAGCTGCTCGACCACCCCCGCCCCGCGGCCCACCAGGGCCCGTACGGCGGCCCGGCCGACGAGACCGCCCCGGTCGCCGAGACCAACCGGCACCGGATGCCCCGTCAGACCCGCGGAACCGCTCCGCTGCTCGGCGTCACCGCCGTCGCCGCCACCCTGGGCGCCACCGGCTTCGCCTCCGCGACCCCGGCCGCCGCGCCCGCCGTCGAGACGCCGGACGAGGCCCCGGTCGCCCTCTCCGCCGACCCCGGCCTCGCCCTCGCCGCCCGGATCCAGCAGCAGGCCGACAGCCAGCGCACCGCCGCCGAGGAGACCGCCCGGGTGCAGGCCGCCCAGGAGGCCGAGGCCAAGCGCGCCGCCCAGGTCGCCCAGCAGGCGCAGGCCAAGCGCGTCGCCGAGGAGGCCGAGAAGGCCAAGCTCGCCGCCATCAACCTCCCGGTGCGCGACTACCGGCTCTCCGCCCACTACGGCCAGAGCGCCCGCTACTGGGCCCACCTGCACACCGGCCTGGACTTCGCCGCCGACACCGGCACCGCCGTCTACGCCGTCGGCCAGGGCACCATCACCTCGGCCGGCTGGGCCGGCTCCTACGGCTACCGGATCGTCGAGACCCTGCCCGACGGCACCGAGATCTGGTACTGCCACCTCTCCTCGATCATCAAGGGCTCCGGCAAGGTCGTCCCCGGCCAGCAGATCGGCAAGGTCGGCGCCACCGGCAACGTCACCGGCCCGCACCTGCACGTCGAGGTCCGTCCCGGCGGCGGCGCCCCGGTGGACCCGGAGAGCTGGTTCGAGCAGCGCGGCGTCACCCCCTGACCACCCCTCCGGTCACCCGCTGACCGCCCTCCGGTCCCCGCCGCCGCCCCCGGCGGCGGGCGCCGGGCAGTGCACGACGCCGAGGAGCCCCGGCCCGGTCCACCGAGGACCGGACCGGGGCTCCCGCGCACCCGTCACGCCCCGGGCCGCCCCGCCGCCGGCTCCTGCGGCGAAACCCCCGCCGCGTCCGCCGGCGCGTCCTCCGCCGCGTCCTCCGGCGCCGGATCGCCCCACTGCCGCTCGTCGTCCCACTGCCGCTCGTCCCACGCTTCGTCCGAGGACCCGTCCCACGCTTCGTCCGACGGCTCCTCCGGCAGCCCCGCCAGGTACGCGTCGATCTCCGCCTGCCCCGGCTCCGGCGCCAGCTCCGGGAACTCCTCCACCAGCAGCCGCGGCAGCCCCGGCACCGTCCACTCCCCGGCCAGCTCCAGCGCCGCCACGACCGCGGCCTCCTCGAACGCCCCGTAGTCCCCGGACAGCTCCGCCGGCATCGGCCGGCCCAGCGCGTTCAGCGCCGCCAGGTTCCGGTAGCTGCGCTCCATCAGCCCCTGCTCCAGCAGCCGCCGCGCACCGTCCGTGGCCATCCCGACCGCCAGCTCCCTGGTCCCGCCGCCCCAGCCCCCGTCCTCCACCGGGTCCAGCGTGCCGTCCTCCTCCAGCGCCGCGAACGCCGCCAGCCGCTCCTCCTCCGCCAGCCCGCCGAACGCCTCCAGCCAGGACCGCACCGCCGCCTCGTCGGCGGTGTCCACCCCGGCCGCACGCAGCAGCAGCGCGTACAGCCGCGGCCAGGTCACCAGGTCGGCCCGGCGCAGCAGCCCGGCCGCCAGCTCGCCCTGCCATTCGGCCTCCGCGTGCAGCCGCTCCTGCCGCTTGGCGTTCAGCCGCTTCGCGGCCCGCTGGTGGTCGATCAGCAGCCGCACCGCGGCTCCGTACGCCAGCGGGTCCTGCCCCGGCACGGGCTGGACGTACAGGTGCAGCCGCTCGTACAGCAGGTGCTCGACCGCACCCGAGGTCAGTTCGGGCCAGCCGTCGTGCATCCTGCCCCCGCCCAGCTCCAGCAGCGCCAGCACCGCCCGCAGCGGGGCTCCCGGCACCGGCGCACGGCCCTCCGACTCCGCCCAGGAGAGCAGTTCGGCGGCCTTGGTGCGCGGGGCGAGCCGCAGGTCTTCGTCTTCCATAACTCCGAACCGTAACCGCTGGTCGCGAGTAGGGTCGGCAGGCATGGTGCCCATCCGACTCACCGGCCCCCGGCTGGCCATCCGCGAGTTCCACCACACCCCCGAGGACGTCGACGCCCTGTACGCGGTCTTCGGGGACCCGGAGGCCACCCGCTACCTCCCGTTCGAGGTGCGCGACCGCGAGGCCTGCGCCGACCAGATCGAGCAGTACCTGGAGGAGGCGGAGCGCGAGGAGCGGACGGTCTACCGGCTCGCCGTCACCGAACGCGCCGCCGCCGCAGACCCGGCCGACGCCGTCCCGGTCGGCAACGCCGCGCTCGGCCTCGGCGACCACCGCTCCGCCACGCTCGGTTACGCGCTGCGCCGCGACACCTGGGGCCGCGGCTACGCGGGCGAGATCACCGCACTGCTCTGCGGCCTCGCCTTCGGCCCGCTCGGGGTGCACCGGCTGGAGGCCCGGGTGGACGTCCGCAACGCGGCCTCCGTCCGGGTGCTGAGCAGGGCCGGGTTCCAGCTGGAGGGCCGGATCCGGCACGACCTCTGGCTGCACGGCCGCTGGCACGACTCGTACCTGTACGCGCTGCTCTCCGACGAGTGGCCCGGGGCCGGGGCCGCCACTGCAACCGGGGCCGGGGCCGGGGCCGGGTCGCCCCGACCGGAGGGGGGATAACCCCACCCCCGGTTCGCCGGGGAGCCGGATGTCCGCCCGGACGGCGTTTTGGCAGGCTGGAGCAGTCAGCAGGACACGCCGCAGGACGACCGACCCGAGGGACCGAGACCCCGCCATGAGCAGCTACAGCACGCAGCCCAGCGAGTTCGAGGCGTACGAGGCGCACGACGCGTACAAGGCGTACGACCGCCGCGACGCCGCCGCCCGCCGCACCGAGGAGCCGCCGTACGCCTGGCGCGCGCCGTTCACCGCCTACTTCTACCGCGAGCTCGGCTACACCCTGACCGGCCTGCCGGTGGCCGTCGCGGGCTTCACCCTCGCCGTCACCCTGTTCTGCCTGGGCCTCGGCACCTTCGTCACCGTCCTCGGCCTGCCGGTGCTGGCCGCGCTGACCGCCGCCGGCCGCGGCTTCGGCCGGCTGGAGCGGTCCCGGGTCCGCACCATGCTGGCCCTGGACGTGCCCGCCCCGGAGCCGGTCCGGGTCAAGCGGCCGGGCGCCTGGGGCGGCATCACCGCCCGACTCGGGGACGCGGCCGGCTGGAAGGCCGTGCTCCACCAGGTGGTGATGTTCCCGTGGGCGATCCTCAGCCTGGTGGTGTCGACGGTCTTCATGACCGTCGGCTGGTCGCTCGCCCTCTACCCCGTCTACCACTGGGTCTTCCCGACCTTCACGGACTGGCCGGGCTACAAGCTGTTCGACTTCACCGACAGCGACGGCGACCAGCACGTCTTCTTCGTCGAGTCGATGCCGCAGATCGCGGGCGTCTGCCTGGTCGGGCTGCTCTTCGTCTTCGTCACCCCGCAGCTGGTGCGCGGCCTGACCAACGTCAACCGGCTCGCCGCCCGGGGCCTGCTCGGCCGCTGACCGGTCCGCCTGCGCCCTCCCGGTCCGCCTGTGACCTCCCCGCCCTCCTGCGACCTCTCCGCCCTCCTGACCCGACGGCCTCCCGGACCCACCGGCCCCGCCCGCCCCGGACCGCTCCGGGTGCGGGCGGGGCCGGCCCGTGTTCCGATGGCCGGGATGGCCGACCGAACCGCCACCCGCCCCGCCGCCGCCCGCTCCACCGGCGGCCCGTCCGCCGCCGCCTCCGGCCCGTCCGCCCCCGGTGCGTCCGGAGCCCTGGTCACCTCCCGGCCGCTGGACGAGTACTGCGGCCTCTTCGGCCTCACCCGGGCCCGGCTCGCCGCCCTCCCCGGGCCGCTGCTGGACTGCCCCGGCGGCGCGGCCGGCCTGGTGGCCGAGGCCCGCACGCTCGGCTGCCGGGTCATCGCCACCGACCCGGTGTACGCCCGGCCGACCGCCGAGATCACCGCCCGGGCCCTGGCTGCCCGGTCCGCCACCGCCGCCGCGATGGCCGCCCGCCCCCGGCTCTACCCGGAGCCCCGCCACTGCCCGCCCGACCGCTACCTGCGCAGCTGGGACCGGGCCCGCCGGCTGTTCGCCGCCGACCGTGCCGCCCACCCCGAGCAGTACGTCGCCGCCGCGCTGCCCCGCCTGCCGTTCGCGGACGGCACCTTCGCCCTCACCCTCAGCGGCTACCTGGTCTTCGCCTACCCGGAACTGTTCGGGCCGGAGTGGCAGCTCGCCGCGCTGGCCGAACTGGTCCGCGTCACCGCACCCGGCGGCGAGGTCCACGTCCACCCGCTGCACGACGGCGAGGGCCGTCGCAGCACCCGCCTCGACGCCGTCCGGTACGCGCTGGGCGAGCTCCGGATCGCCAGCGAGGTCCGGATCGTCCCGCCCTTCGCCGGTGGCCGCCACCGACGCGTACTGGTCCTCCGACGGGTCGGCAGCCCGCCCCGGAGCCACCACCGGTAGTGGTCACCCGTGGGAGGCGGCCTCATCCCCGTCGTCCGTCGGCGGGACGCCGACCGACGCGGCCGCGGCCTCGGACACCGACCGGTTCACCGCACCGGTCCGGGACCGGCCCGCCCACCGGGGCGGGCGCGCGCCGATGACCGCCGATGTCGCGCGACGTCCGAGCCGCCGGGCCCGGTACGAGGTGCGGCCAGCTGTCCGTCAGCTGTCCTGGCCGTCGACGGCCACCGGCTCGGTTCCCCGGGCCGGTCACCGGCCCGGCCGAGTCGGTCCGGATGTCGGCAGCGGTCGGCGGCTCGTCGCCCGCCTCCTCGACCGGACCCGTGCCGTGGGCGTCATCGGTGGCATCCGGGCGGTCGCCCACCCGCGGGCCGGGGACTCCGCCGAGGACGGGCGCCCGGCGCGTCGGCGCCCGCCCCGATCGGGCCGACGACCGGCCGGTCCCGGCCGGAGTCCCGCTTCGCCGTCCGGCGGAGGAGGGCCTACGGTGCCTCGGACTCCGCCCCCGACGGCTGCGCTGCGGCCGGCCGGCTCCCCGTCGGCTGGGCCTCGCCCGCCGACGGGCCGGCCTGCTGCGGGAGGAAGACCGGCGCGTCCAGGCGGGACAGTATCTTCTCCGCCAGCCAGCTCCGGTCCGACCCGTACGGGATGCCGTCCGGTGCCATCAGCCGGCCCGCCACCGCATCGCGCAGCAGCCGGACCTCCTCGGCCGGCAGCCGGGAGAGCAGCCCGCGGGCCGCCAGCAGCGCGTGGTACTGCTCGAAGCCGGAGCGCGGGCGCTCGATCGCCTCCAGCACGCTCGCCAGGTCGGCCAGCGCCGGATCGCCCTGCATCAGCGCCAGTGCCTGGATCCGCCGGCCCTCCGAGCCGTCCGCGAACAGCTCCCGCACCCGGTCCGCCGTCAGCGCCGAACGCCGCGCCGTCGACCGGACCTCGGCGACCACGTTCTCCGGCCCGGCCGCCGGACCCGCCGGCAGCACCGACCCGGGCAGGTCGCCCGGCCGCTCCGTGCTGGTGCCGACCAGGCCCAGCTGCTGCATCGCCCGCATCCGCAGGTCGTCCGCACCGACCCGGTCGCCCTTGCGGTCCCGGTCCTGTCCGGCCAGGAAGAGGTCGATCGCCTGGTCCGCGCCGGAGAGCACCCGGGGCAGCGCCAGCCGGGTCAGCAGCCACCCGGCCAGGAAGCCCAGCAGCAGGAAGTAGAGGACCAGTGCCGCCGAGAACGGCACCGCGTCGGCGCCGCCGCCCAGTGCGGGTGCGAGCGCCGTCCCCAACTGGTGCAGCCGCTCGCCGAGCGAGCCGAGCTGGGTCAGTCCGACACCGAGCAGCACCTTGGTCAGCCAGTCGGAGACCTGCTCCAGGTTGGTGTTCGGTGCGTACGAGCCGTGTGGTTCGGCGCCGCCGGCGCCGGTGCGCACCCGGGGCACCCCGAAGAGGAAGCCCAGCGCGCCGCCGACCACGGTCGCCGCGCAGGCCACCACCAGTCCGCCGCCCAGCGCCTGCCAGGGCCGTTCGCGCCCCAGTGAGAACAGCACCAGCCCGAGCACCCCCGTGCCCAGCAGTGCCCCGGCAGCCGTCCGCTGCGCCGTCCGCATGGCCGCCGCACCGCCGGTCCGTCGCGTCGTCCCCGCCATCGCCCACCCCCCGTGCCCGTGCCGCTCCGCTCCGGAGTGCGCGCCGACTCTAGCGGGGGATGCCCCGGGAGCAGCCCGGGAAACGCCCCGGAAGCCGCGTCCGACGCCCGGTCAGGCTTCCGGGGGGAGGTGACTGAGCACTGCGTTCCGGGTCACGGCGGATCGTACGGTCGTGACGTGGCCCCAGAAGCTTCCATCAGCCGAGGTGCGGCGTGGTCCTGCCGTCTAGAAAGTGTCGGAGTCGAAGGCGCTGTGTGTGGTGCATCGGTAGATCACCGATGCCTTCAGGCGCGACGAACCGAAGGTCTGTGGACTCGTCGGAGATGCGCAGTTCGCCGCCCGTGATTCGGGCCGTGAAGCAGACGTTGAACTGTTGCCGAACCTCGCCATCCGAATAGGCGATGACATGCCGAGGGTCTGTGTAGGTACCGACCAGTCCCGTGATCTCCACATCGAACCCGGTCTCCTCTCGAACCTCTCGCACCGCAGTGTCCGGAAGTGACTCGCCAAGATCCATCGCTCCGCCAGGCAGGGCATACAGCCCGTTGTCGGTACGTCGCTGGAGCAGGATGCGCCCGGCCTCGTCCGTGACAACGGCGGAAGCCGCGACCACCAGCCGGTTCGGCTTGGGCGCGTTGGGGTCGTCGTAGTACTCGGTCCGCGCCATGTCTCAGCTCTCCTCCACTGGTTGTGATGTGCTCCACACCGCATCGAAGCTCGAAGCGTAGGTGTCGAACATCGTGCCCGCACCCGTCCGGCGGAGATGCCAGACCGGAGCACCGAAGGCGTTCACACCCCAGACGTGGGCATTCACGAGAAGCTCATCGTCTGCCCGGTACAGGCTGTTGTAGAGCGTGGTCCCATGGGTGCGGATCTCGATGCCGGGAGTGCCGATGAGCGGGCGGTAGTGCATCTGGCCGCGAGAAGCACCACCGCCCTGGCCCCTCCGGACACAGGCGGGTGGTTCGAGCTGTTCGTCATCGGGGCGGCCGTGCCCGGGACGTTCTGGCGGGCGGAGCGCTACGACAACGGCGCGTACACGCTGTGGCTCTACAGCCGGGACACCCGGTCGTGGGCCTCCGCCGACTACGAGCGGGACCGCACGGAGTACGAGGTGTACCAGTCCGGCCCCCGGAACCTGTGGGACGAGGTGGAGGCCGCCTGGCGCTGGTGGGACGACCACGGCCGCCCCGGCTTCGACCGGTTCGGGCTCACCGTGACCCCGGACGGCCACACGGTGTGGCTGGACAGCCCGATGAACCCGGTTCCCGTCCGAGCCTGACCCCGAGACCGGTCCGGCCGTCACCACGTTTCCCGCGGGGCGGCCGGGCCCAGACATGCCGAACCCCCGGGGCCTCGACTTGAGGGGCTCCCGGGGGGCCGACAACTTCTGCGCGTTCCCGTCCGTCGGGCTACGGCTAGGCCGTAACCTCGACGGAGGCGCGCCCGAGCGAGTCGAACGCGCTCACGTGCGCAGTTGCGTAGTTACTCAACTCAGGATCACCTCCTTTCAGTGTGCCGCCACGATAGGCAGCCCGACCGGAGGAGGGCAACGGATTATTTCTCAGGCGGACTTGAGCTGGTCCTGCAGCTTGGCGAAGTCGATCACGTTGTCGGCCGGCGGGGCCTGGATGGTGAGCGGCTTGTCGTAGTCGGTGAAGTCCACCTGGCCGCCCTCGGTGCCGCTCTTCTTCTCGACCCGCAGCGGGTAGGACTTGCCCGTGGTGGCGACGTGGATCGTCGACTCCTCGCCCTTGCGGTCCTTCACCTTGAGGCTGAAGGCCTTCTGGCCGTTGATGGTGGCGGCCTCGCCCTTGGTGACGTCGCTCTTGCCGGAGTCGTCCGCGACGATCTTGGAGCTGAACTCCTTGAGGTTGCAGACCTCGGTGAGGTCCTTCATGTCGGAGTCCTGGAGGCCCGACAGGTAGCGGCCCTTGAACAGCTCGGCGGCCTTCTCGCCCTCCTTGCCGCCGATGGCGGTCCAGAACTGCTTGTCCGGCTTGATGTAGGACTGCTTGCCGTCGCTGATGATCTCGAACTTGCCCATCCCGGGCATGCTCATGGAGCCGGTGCACTGGCTCTTGGTGTCGAGGGCCAGGTCGATGGTCATCTTGCCCTCGTCCATGGCGATGTCGCCGGTGATCTTCACGGAGGTGGCGGACGCCAGGGCGTCCTTGGCCGCCTTCTCGATCTCCTGGGCGCTGAGCTTCTCGGTGTCCAGCTTCGGGGTCGCCCCGGCCTTGTCCACGGTGTCTCCGCAGGCGGTGGCGCCGCCCGCCAGGAGCAGACAGACCGCGGCGGTACCGGCAAGGCGCTTCGACAGCATGAGTGCGTTCCTAACTCGGCGCGATGGTCCGCGTCCGAACGAGTGACTTTGCACCTCAGTATGCTTTACGGCCTTTTTAGGAGATCTTGGCTATGGGGGCTGTTACAGCTTCGTGGCAGGACCGTGCCGTCGTCGAGGCCGGGGCGGAAACGGCGAAGGCCCGGAGGACGAATCCTCCGGGCCTTCGGCTACTGAGTAGCGGGGACAGGATTTGAACCTGCGACCTCTGGGTTATGAGCCCAGCGAGCTACCGAGCTGCTCCACCCCGCGTCGGTAAACACAACCATACGGGGAAGTCGCCCCCATGGGAAATCGGTTCCTCAACGGCCCCCGGCCCGGCTCCCCAGCGGGCCCCCGCCCCGCCCTCCGAGGCGCCCCCCGAGCCGGTCGCCGAGGTGACCCCACGGCCGGTGCGGGGGCGACCCCCGGCCCCGGTGCAGGGCGTGCCGGGCGGTCCGCGCCCGGGCCCAGGCGGCGAAGCAGATCAGGGCCGCGAAGCACGGCACCATCAGCACCGCGTACACCAGCAGGAACCCGTGGGTGCCCAGGTCGGCGGCGGCGTTCCAGGTGCCGTGCAGCGCGATCGACAGCACCAGCCCGCCCGGCGCCGCCAGCCGGGCCAGCAGGCGCCGTCCCGTGGTGAGCGTGACGGCCAGTCCCAGCCCGGTCAGCGCGGTGAACAGCGGATGGGCGAACGGGGAGAGCAGGCCGCGCAGCACGAAGGTCTGTACCGTGCCGTCGAAGTCCCGCAGGCTGGGCGCCTCGCCCAGCCCGATGCTGTCCAGCCGCTGCTGCTGGTCGTCGGTGAAGGCCCGGCCCAGGTAGAGGGCGTTCTCGGTGAAGGCGAAGCCGCAGGCGGTGATCCCGCCCAGGACCACCCCGGCGGCCAGCGTGCGCGGCCGGTGCCGGGCCCGCCGGTGGTCACCGGTCGGCGGCGCGGGGCGCAGGTAGGGCAGGGGGCGCAGGTAGGGGCGGAGCCGGAGCCGGCCGCGCGCGTGCGCCAGGGCGGGGCGGCGGTCGTACCCGCGCGGCCGGCGGGGGCCGGGGAGCCTGCGCAGCACGGTGGCGCAGGGGCGGTCGGCACCCCGGCCGGGACATCGGAGCCGCCCGCCGATCGGGAGCAGCAGGACGAGCAGGGCGGCGCCCTTGGCGCCCTCCTCGATCACCGGGGTGACCAGGTCGGCGCCGAGCGCCTCGCCGAGGCTGCCCTGGTGGGCGGAGAGGTAGCCGCTGGTCCAGCCGTTGGCGAGGATCGCGACCGTGGTGGCGGCGCAGGCCCCCCAGCCGAGGCAGAAGGCGGTGTGCCGCAGGGGCACCCGGGCCGTCTGGTTGAGCCAGGCGAGGCCGCCGAGC from Kitasatospora sp. NBC_00458 includes:
- a CDS encoding TetR/AcrR family transcriptional regulator gives rise to the protein MPRVGLTPEQVVDHALALIDEQGPEALTLAAVAGRAGVATPSLYKHVSGGLTELRRLVAVRVTGELADRLAEAALGRGGDDAVAAVLRAYHAYATEHPHRYGALPQAPQPDGDLTAAAARLVGVIVAVLRAYGLEGSEAIHAARTFRSLAHGFAALSIGGAFQLAEDLGDTQERMITVLTAGLHGWPRP
- a CDS encoding alpha/beta fold hydrolase, whose product is MTGTAPATRHLDLPGGRIAFDDSGHGEGAPVLLLPGMLDSRAAYRHLRPLLTAAGRRVVTMDLRGFGESSIAWDDYSPAAIARDAIALLDHLGIDRAVLAGSSYTGASVVKVAGDAPGRVAGIVLLDAFVENPPPNALQRAVVGAMGALLVHSPAFWGLYQRRFAYPTVKPADHDAYVDGLVAAMRTPGRKAATRGYVRGDSAPTGWTAAVRCPALVVMGSKDPDFSKPELVADRQAAALGARKVMIEGAGHYPMADHPQATADALLAFLADLA
- a CDS encoding YiaA/YiaB family inner membrane protein gives rise to the protein MSAPMQSRTTAAYYVQAVLSFAVSAVALAVGIAYLPVGAWTRAFLGLGLLYTVTSAFTLAKVIRDRQESTDLVTRVDQARLDKLLAEHDPFKVEGV
- a CDS encoding M23 family metallopeptidase, with the translated sequence MASTHTPAHPSGPSAGTQLLDHPRPAAHQGPYGGPADETAPVAETNRHRMPRQTRGTAPLLGVTAVAATLGATGFASATPAAAPAVETPDEAPVALSADPGLALAARIQQQADSQRTAAEETARVQAAQEAEAKRAAQVAQQAQAKRVAEEAEKAKLAAINLPVRDYRLSAHYGQSARYWAHLHTGLDFAADTGTAVYAVGQGTITSAGWAGSYGYRIVETLPDGTEIWYCHLSSIIKGSGKVVPGQQIGKVGATGNVTGPHLHVEVRPGGGAPVDPESWFEQRGVTP
- a CDS encoding GNAT family N-acetyltransferase, whose translation is MVPIRLTGPRLAIREFHHTPEDVDALYAVFGDPEATRYLPFEVRDREACADQIEQYLEEAEREERTVYRLAVTERAAAADPADAVPVGNAALGLGDHRSATLGYALRRDTWGRGYAGEITALLCGLAFGPLGVHRLEARVDVRNAASVRVLSRAGFQLEGRIRHDLWLHGRWHDSYLYALLSDEWPGAGAATATGAGAGAGSPRPEGG
- a CDS encoding sensor domain-containing protein — its product is MSSYSTQPSEFEAYEAHDAYKAYDRRDAAARRTEEPPYAWRAPFTAYFYRELGYTLTGLPVAVAGFTLAVTLFCLGLGTFVTVLGLPVLAALTAAGRGFGRLERSRVRTMLALDVPAPEPVRVKRPGAWGGITARLGDAAGWKAVLHQVVMFPWAILSLVVSTVFMTVGWSLALYPVYHWVFPTFTDWPGYKLFDFTDSDGDQHVFFVESMPQIAGVCLVGLLFVFVTPQLVRGLTNVNRLAARGLLGR
- a CDS encoding class I SAM-dependent methyltransferase, encoding MADRTATRPAAARSTGGPSAAASGPSAPGASGALVTSRPLDEYCGLFGLTRARLAALPGPLLDCPGGAAGLVAEARTLGCRVIATDPVYARPTAEITARALAARSATAAAMAARPRLYPEPRHCPPDRYLRSWDRARRLFAADRAAHPEQYVAAALPRLPFADGTFALTLSGYLVFAYPELFGPEWQLAALAELVRVTAPGGEVHVHPLHDGEGRRSTRLDAVRYALGELRIASEVRIVPPFAGGRHRRVLVLRRVGSPPRSHHR
- a CDS encoding NUDIX domain-containing protein is translated as MARTEYYDDPNAPKPNRLVVAASAVVTDEAGRILLQRRTDNGLYALPGGAMDLGESLPDTAVREVREETGFDVEITGLVGTYTDPRHVIAYSDGEVRQQFNVCFTARITGGELRISDESTDLRFVAPEGIGDLPMHHTQRLRLRHFLDGRTTPHLG
- a CDS encoding PrsW family intramembrane metalloprotease — translated: MSSPSGGGHHTTVRAADDRKVPTRTAGTRTIPGPPGRRARLLLPWPTRTAAARAEPPPLLPAGTPPGPPPGPPPEASPGTPDAASGSLPAEGPGRPAEAPGAAPAPGPDRPALPTRTVRALRATALSSVTTTAVLSLAGCGVLILHLVRRQTGTTGLLVGLGLALVPLPFVLGGLAWLNQTARVPLRHTAFCLGWGACAATTVAILANGWTSGYLSAHQGSLGEALGADLVTPVIEEGAKGAALLVLLLPIGGRLRCPGRGADRPCATVLRRLPGPRRPRGYDRRPALAHARGRLRLRPYLRPLPYLRPAPPTGDHRRARHRPRTLAAGVVLGGITACGFAFTENALYLGRAFTDDQQQRLDSIGLGEAPSLRDFDGTVQTFVLRGLLSPFAHPLFTALTGLGLAVTLTTGRRLLARLAAPGGLVLSIALHGTWNAAADLGTHGFLLVYAVLMVPCFAALICFAAWARARTARHALHRGRGSPPHRPWGHLGDRLGGRLGGRGGGPLGSRAGGR